The genomic stretch CGATCCTTGCCGCCGCGGAGGAGTTGTTCTCGACCAACGGCTTCAACGCCGTGTCGGTTCGCGACATTGCGCAGGCGGCCGGCGCCAATCCCGGCAGCGTGACCTATCACTTCAAGACCAAGGACGGTCTGCTGCTGGAGATCTACCGGCGTCATTGCGGGCCGATGAACCGCAGACGCTCCGAATTGCTGACGGCCGCCAGACGGGTTCGCGATCTGCAGGACAGGCTGGAGGCGATCGTCCGCGCCTTTGTGCTGCCCGCCTTCTCTTCGGGCAGCGATCTCGCGGGTGGGGGAGCGCGGTTCACACGGCTGCGCGCGGTGATGTCGGCCGAGGGCAACGAAGTTGCGCGCAAGATTATCGCGCAGACCTTTGACGACACCAGCCACGCCTTCATCGACGCGGTCCACGAAAGCCTGCCGCATGTCCCGCGTACCGAGATCGTGTGGCGCAGCCATTTCCTGCTCGGCGCGCTCTATTACACGCTGGTGACGCCCGAACGCGTCTCGCGCCTGTCGCGCGGCAGCGCCGACGGCGGCGATGCGGGAAATGCCATCGAGCAGCTGGTGCGGGCGACAGTCGCCTCATTCCAGGCGCC from Bradyrhizobium sp. Ash2021 encodes the following:
- a CDS encoding TetR family transcriptional regulator, which translates into the protein MIRKPTSKATDTAAATRKPNLREAILAAAEELFSTNGFNAVSVRDIAQAAGANPGSVTYHFKTKDGLLLEIYRRHCGPMNRRRSELLTAARRVRDLQDRLEAIVRAFVLPAFSSGSDLAGGGARFTRLRAVMSAEGNEVARKIIAQTFDDTSHAFIDAVHESLPHVPRTEIVWRSHFLLGALYYTLVTPERVSRLSRGSADGGDAGNAIEQLVRATVASFQAPALDQPAPARRRSPAQEKT